The Macaca fascicularis isolate 582-1 chromosome 11, T2T-MFA8v1.1 genomic sequence TTCCCCCTCTCCTGATCCTACCTGccctccccaacacacactcTCTCCCAAAGGATGTTCCCTTTCTACAACTGCTGGAGGACTGGACTGCTACTGCTGTTACTTCTGGCCGTGGCAGTGAGAGAATCCtggcaggcagaagaaaaaaCTTGCGACTTGGTAGGAGAAAAGGGTAAAGAGTCAGAGAAAGAATTGGCTCTAGTGAAGAGGCTGAAACCACTGTTTAATAAAAGGTAAATGAGAAGAACCTTAAAGAgcttgagaaaatatttatgttaaggtcctttcttactgattttatttGATAACGTGCTCTCTTTTATGATATAGAGCAAATTCTCAGCCCAGCTTTTAGTTGCCGTgtgcagttttctcatctttcacAGAAGAGTAGCTACTTCCAAGACTGGATCCAAGAGACTAGCTTGTAGAAATTTAAGCATTATTTGATACCTACGTATAATAGGACTTTAGAAATATCGGATAAACATATTTAGGCTGACACGTCATTGTAAGTGTCAGGGATCTTCAGTTATATAAATCTGAAGTTGGTCCCTAAGAAATGAGACTATCCCATGAACATGGGCCCTTATTCATTGGAACATGGTTACTAACAGGCATTCTAAAAATAACTAGAATACTGAGCTATCTTGGGTGGTGTATTTTAATAATTCATCATCAGCAATAAGGATGGTCTGTCAAGGTTATGAATatcttaaaattaaacaaatattcacTCAGCCATGACCTCAAGTAAATCGAgcatgttgtttgttttgttttaattaaaggAAAAGGATGCTCTTATTCCTGAGGCTGATAGCTGGTaactctcctcttctttcttcccactTCTCTTGACAGCTTTGAGAGCACTGTGGGCCAGGGTTCAGACACATACATCTACATCTTCAGGGTGTGCCGGGAAGCTGGCAACCACACTTCTGGGGCAGGCCTGGTGCAAATCAACAAAAGTAATGGGAAGGAGACAGTGGTAGGGAGACTCAACGAGACTCACATCTTCAACGGAAGTAAGAACACTCCCCTTCCTACTCTTGATTAACGAATTGATCCCAACCAATCCCTCTGACAATCCTGTATGTCGTGGCCCTTTCCAGTCTCTTCGGTATATCGTATGTGTGGTTCGGCACACCTGAGACTGTACTAGACCACAGGATGCCTAATTCCACAGCTCCTCTTTAAGTCACAGCTCAGGACAGTTGTGCATTACAATTAGTGAAAAACTTATGCAAAATGAAGACTAGCcagaatttgttgttgttgttgttgttttgagatggagtctctctctgtcacccagcctggagtgcagtggcacaatctgcaacctcggcctcttgggttcaagcaattctccagcctcagcctcccgagtagctgggactacaggtgtgtgccatcacgcccagctaatttttgtatatttagcagagacggggtttcacaatgttggccacgatggtcttgatctcttgacctcctgatctgcccacctcggcctcccaaggtgctgggattacaggcatgaaccaccgctcccagccaacTCTAGCCAGAATTCTATAGCCTAGAGTTCTTTTATTCACCCAAATACTTTTAATGAGTTTCACACTAGACTTAAAAATGCCAACCACCACCACTTTTCATCAGATTAATCAAAAGTTGACCAGTTAAATTTTAAGAGCTCAAACTTTTTTTGCAAACTACTCAGTCTGCAAAACTTTACCCACTGACTTTTGTGCTATGGTGGTGGTATTTCTTAAAAGTCGCATTGCTGGAGAGGACCATGTAAGCACCTATGGTCCAATTCCCTCCCATACAGATAAATAACTAAGTTATACAGAGTAGCTATTTACTCCTggtaaataatacaataaaaaaataacaaaaggattTGGGGCTAGGGGTTATGTGACTAGGTTCTCCTCCTATTTCCTAATCCTGTGACTGGAAAGTCATATCAccttttgactttattttctcATATGCAAAACGAGGAGCATTCACCTCACAATTATTGAATCAAATGATATTTTGCAAAATAACTGAACACAGTAAATACTAAAGAGGAGATATACATTCCAATCTTAAATATCTGCTTTGAATTTATCTGGGGCTAAGTTGAAATCTTAGATGGGCTTACCCCTGCTGCTCAGCCATTGTATGGAACCTCTTTTTTCGCTTTTAGAAGATATTCAGAAAATGAATCAGTGTTAAGGTATGGATCATAATTGCTTTTGCATTGTCAGCTGCCTACctttaatgttaaaaattaagattattctttttttttttttttttttttttgagatggagtcttgctctgccacccaggctggagtgcagtggccggatctcagctactgcaagctctgcctcccgggttcccgccattctcctgcctcagccacccaagtagctgggactacagtcgcccgccacctcgcccggctagctttttgtattttttagtagagacggggtttcaccgtgttagccaagatggtctcgatctcctgacctcgtgatccgcccgtctcggcctacGATTATTCTTAAATGAATATCTGATTCCTGTCTTAAGGGAACACAAGTCTTTGTAAGCAAACAAGTTTAGCTTGGCATTTCTGGTGTACCGAGTTCATACTGATGAGGCTTGTTTACTTGTAACCAATTGCAATGAATTACTCAATTCCACTCTGCCATACCACCCAGATCTGCCTCTGCTTTTCCCCCACGCCATAGCTCCATTTTCCTTGTCCCTCCTCAGGTAATTGGATCATGCTGATCTATAAAGGGGGTGATGAATATGACAACCACTGTGGCAAGGAGCAGCGTCGTGCAGTGGTGATGATCTCCTGCAATCGACACACCCTAGCGGTGAGGCACCCTGGGTTGTATAAGGCGGGGGAGGAGATTGAAAGGACTGACGTGAGGTGGGGGAGAATATCCAGAGGGGACACAATACATTGGAATGGACATTAGAATACTAGCAGCTCAGTTTCTCTCTGTGTCAGACACGCATCTTCCATGGAAAATAGGCTGCTGAACTAGGAAGGAGCAGGTATTTTGggggttttttattttgttgcatagGAGTCAAAACACTTTACCACCTAAATGTGTTATGCCGTCTCATCATCAGGACAATTTTAACCCTGTGTCTGAGGAGCGGGGCAAAGTCCAAGATTGTTTCTACCTCTTTGAGATGGATAGCAGCCTGGCCTGTTCCCCAGAGATCTCCCACCTCAGTGTGGGTTCTATCTTACTTGTCACGTGAGTATGCCTTATCAGAACAgaccttctttccttttgtttttaagatcagTAACTATATGGTGGTACATAAGCACAAATTGTACATGTGTATATTATACTGTAATTGATGGGGATGACTTTTTAAATCCTCTGGCTATAAAATAATTCTGCcaggtcacagtggctcacacctgtaatcccagcactttgggaagccaaggcaggtggatcacctaaggtcaggagtttgagaccagcctgacctacatggtgaaaccctgtctctactaaaaatacaaaattagccagcacagtggcacatgcctataatcccagctacttggtaggctgaggcagtagaatcacttgaacctgtgaggtggaggttgccgtgagctgaggtcgcaccgttgtactccagcctgggcaacaagggcaaaactgcatctcaaaaaaaaaaaaaaaaaactgactatgcaagttttttttaaatgagatttaatGTTTAGTTGCCGGTATAGATTTGCATTTGGAGGTGcttttttcccctgctggagGACTAggcaatttttatattatttcattcgaTTATCAGAACTTTTagagaaatggaatcatatactTAACGGTGATTATTCTTGGCCATAGAATCACACCCTGTCACACTTTGGGCCTTTGTTTCTCTTGGACTGACAGCACTCTAATTGGTTTTCTAAGAGCTACCAGCCCCCTTTTTCATTTAGTGTCActactcatttttccttttcagggAATGTATCTTAGGAAACAGCTAACGATAAATACAGAGGTTATCCTGAGTTTTACTAGTTCTCAGTTCTTAAGTATAGACTTCTTTCTCTACAGGTTTGCGTCACTGGTTGCTGTTTATGTTGTTGGGGGGTTCCTATACCAGCGACTGGTGGTGGGAGCCAAAGGAATGGAGCAGTTTCCTCACTTAGCCTTCTGGCAGGATCTTGGAAATCTGGTAGCAGTAAGTAACAGGGCAG encodes the following:
- the M6PR gene encoding cation-dependent mannose-6-phosphate receptor isoform X1, whose translation is MFPFYNCWRTGLLLLLLLAVAVRESWQAEEKTCDLVGEKGKESEKELALVKRLKPLFNKSFESTVGQGSDTYIYIFRVCREAGNHTSGAGLVQINKSNGKETVVGRLNETHIFNGSNWIMLIYKGGDEYDNHCGKEQRRAVVMISCNRHTLADNFNPVSEERGKVQDCFYLFEMDSSLACSPEISHLSVGSILLVTFASLVAVYVVGGFLYQRLVVGAKGMEQFPHLAFWQDLGNLVAACGFDLFFNLLEREWKQKWDIEGSAVLCAGCGMLLHLSLLLAQGSVFLPTFLWGKVFNPPMLPCSCLGHVPRNLD
- the M6PR gene encoding cation-dependent mannose-6-phosphate receptor isoform X2 — protein: MFPFYNCWRTGLLLLLLLAVAVRESWQAEEKTCDLVGEKGKESEKELALVKRLKPLFNKSFESTVGQGSDTYIYIFRVCREAGNHTSGAGLVQINKSNGKETVVGRLNETHIFNGSNWIMLIYKGGDEYDNHCGKEQRRAVVMISCNRHTLADNFNPVSEERGKVQDCFYLFEMDSSLACSPEISHLSVGSILLVTFASLVAVYVVGGFLYQRLVVGAKGMEQFPHLAFWQDLGNLVADGCDFVCRSKPRNVPAAYRGVGDDQLGEESEERDDHLLPM